GGAGGCGATGTTCAGGATCGTGCCGCGGTGCTGGTGGACCATCACGGGCAGCACGGCGCGACAGCACGCCATCACGGCGCGGAGGTTCACCGCGAGCATCGCGTCCCAGTCCTCGGGCTTCGTCCCGACCACCGGCCCGAACGACGCCGTGCCCGCGGCCGTCACGAGCACGTCCAGGCGCCCGAAGTCGGCGACCGTCTGCTCCACGAGCGCCACCACCGCGGCGTCCTGCGTGACGTCGGTCGGGACGGCAAGCGCGCGGCCGCCGGCCGCCTTGATCGCGGCCGCCACCTCGGCGATCTGCTGGCGCGTGCGTGCCGCGAGCACCACCGCCGCGCCCTCGCGCGCGAACGCCTCGGCGATCGCGCGGCCGATGCCGCGCCCCGCGCCCGTGACGATCGCGACCTGGCCGTCCATCGACCGCCCGGCGGTCATATCTCGAGCCCCCGACGCGACTTGATCAGCTCCATGAACTCCGCGCGCGTCTCCGGCCGGTCCCGGAAGGCGCCGAGCATCGCGGAGGTCACCGCCTTGGAGTTCTGCTTCTCCACCCCGCGCATGACCATGCAGAGGTGGATCGCCTCCACGACGACCGCGACGCCGCGCGGCTGGAGCGCCTCGTTCAGCGTGTTCGCGATCTGCGTCGTGAGCCGCTCCTGCACCTGGAGCCGGCGGCTGTACATCTCGACCAGGCGCGGGAGCTTGGAGAGCCCCACGATCTTTTTGCGAGGCATGTACGCGATGTGGGCCTTGCCAAAAAATGGAATGAGATGATGTTCACAGACGCTGAAAAAGTCGATGTCCTTCACGATCACCATCTCGTCGTAGTCCTCGACGAACATGGCGCCGTTCAGGATTTCCTTCACGTCCTGGTCGTAGCCGGACGTGAGGTAGCGCAGGGCCTTCGCGACGCGCTCGGGGGTCTTCTCGAGCCCCTCGCGGTGCGCGTCCTCGCCGAGCTCCTTCAGAAGCTGCTCGATCAGCTTTTCGATCATCACGCTCCGCCTCGGTAGTCGAATCGGTTCTTCGCAGTCTCCACGACGCCGACCCGCCGGAGGGCCGCGGCGCCCACCTCGGGTTCAAGGATACGCCAGAACGCACGCGCGAGGCTCTCGCCCGTCGTGACGACGCCGTGGAGCGCCGGGACCTCCTCGAGCGCCCGGTGGTCCACGCGGTCGAGGACCGCGCGGTGCACCGCCGCGTCGAGCCGGCCGAGGTCCGCCGCCATGCCGGTCACGGGATCGGGCCGCCCGGCGACGGTGACCTCGAGGTAGTAGTTGTGGCCGTGGGCGCGGTGGCAGTCGCCGTAGAGTGCCGCGTTGGCCTCCAGCGAGAGCGCCCGGTTCTCGAGCCGGTGGGCGGCGCTGAAGTGGTAGACGCGCGTCAGCTCGACCATCAGGCGCCCCGGTAGTCCACGAACAGCGTCGGATCCTCCCAGACGCGCACCTGCCAGAGCCGGTCGGCGCCGAGCTTCGGGGCCAGGAGCTCCCACACCGCGATCGCGATGTTCTCGGTCGTCGCGACCCGGCCGCGGAAGAGCGGGTCGGCGGAGAGGTCCGCGTGATCGAAGCGGTCCACGACGGTCTCGCCGACGATCCGCTTCAGCTCGGCGAGGTCCACCACCATGCCCGTCTGCGGGTCGATCGCCCCGCGGATCGTCACGTCGAGCGTGTAGTTGTGCCCGTGCGGGACCGTCAGCTTGCCGAACGTCCGCTCGTTTTCGGCGGCCGGCCAGGCGTCCACCCAGTAGCGGTGGCCGGCCGAGAAGCCGAAACGCCGCGTGCTGTACGCGATCCCGTTCACAGGCTCGCCTCGCCTGCGGCTCTC
This region of Candidatus Methylomirabilota bacterium genomic DNA includes:
- a CDS encoding SDR family NAD(P)-dependent oxidoreductase, with the translated sequence MTAGRSMDGQVAIVTGAGRGIGRAIAEAFAREGAAVVLAARTRQQIAEVAAAIKAAGGRALAVPTDVTQDAAVVALVEQTVADFGRLDVLVTAAGTASFGPVVGTKPEDWDAMLAVNLRAVMACCRAVLPVMVHQHRGTILNIASVAAQRFIPGSAAYAATKAGVVVWSRVLREEVRAEGVRVGVLVPGAVDTPLWDTIPQGPDRSRMLKPEDVARAAVLMASLPPHASLEDLTLLPAGGIL
- a CDS encoding 6-carboxytetrahydropterin synthase — protein: MNGIAYSTRRFGFSAGHRYWVDAWPAAENERTFGKLTVPHGHNYTLDVTIRGAIDPQTGMVVDLAELKRIVGETVVDRFDHADLSADPLFRGRVATTENIAIAVWELLAPKLGADRLWQVRVWEDPTLFVDYRGA
- a CDS encoding 6-carboxytetrahydropterin synthase; protein product: MVELTRVYHFSAAHRLENRALSLEANAALYGDCHRAHGHNYYLEVTVAGRPDPVTGMAADLGRLDAAVHRAVLDRVDHRALEEVPALHGVVTTGESLARAFWRILEPEVGAAALRRVGVVETAKNRFDYRGGA
- the folE gene encoding GTP cyclohydrolase I FolE, whose product is MIEKLIEQLLKELGEDAHREGLEKTPERVAKALRYLTSGYDQDVKEILNGAMFVEDYDEMVIVKDIDFFSVCEHHLIPFFGKAHIAYMPRKKIVGLSKLPRLVEMYSRRLQVQERLTTQIANTLNEALQPRGVAVVVEAIHLCMVMRGVEKQNSKAVTSAMLGAFRDRPETRAEFMELIKSRRGLEI